In Lactococcus garvieae subsp. garvieae, the following proteins share a genomic window:
- a CDS encoding PIN/TRAM domain-containing protein yields MRRWIIHVLMGIVGASLGITTLPWVWHLFRQEGNAFNQEIVNGLIGAIIFVILSFFMSNLLMRALKKLDQKITRVNLSKMVFNFIGAILGLTVGVLLTIPLSLLGVPVLSNIISFVLIIGLLYLGYTVFDKRGDEIFKIVFRKRKEVAAVDKPVVKEGTTAQHAMILDTSSVIDGRILDVLKTGFISDKVIVPNFVLLELQLISDSSDPLKRAKGRRGLDLVNSLKEFDNVEISNKDYKDIREVDTKLLRYASEIGAKLVTNDFNLNKVAEIQGVIVLNINDLANAVKTQLVVGEQIEVTIIREGSERQQGVAYLPDGTMIVIEDTAKMIDKKVLVEVAKVLQTSAGRMIFAELVNSK; encoded by the coding sequence ATGCGTCGTTGGATAATTCATGTTCTCATGGGTATTGTGGGTGCCTCTTTAGGTATTACTACTCTCCCTTGGGTTTGGCACCTCTTTAGACAAGAGGGAAATGCTTTTAATCAGGAAATTGTAAATGGGTTAATTGGAGCAATTATTTTTGTTATTTTATCATTCTTTATGTCCAATTTGCTGATGCGAGCGTTGAAAAAACTAGATCAAAAAATCACGAGAGTCAATCTTTCAAAAATGGTATTTAATTTTATTGGTGCTATTTTAGGTCTGACCGTAGGCGTGCTTTTAACGATTCCTCTCTCTTTACTTGGGGTTCCAGTATTAAGCAACATTATTTCTTTTGTGCTGATTATTGGGCTGCTTTATCTTGGCTATACCGTCTTTGATAAGCGAGGAGACGAAATCTTTAAAATCGTTTTTCGTAAACGTAAAGAAGTCGCTGCAGTGGATAAGCCGGTGGTAAAAGAAGGAACTACAGCTCAACATGCTATGATTTTGGATACAAGTTCGGTTATTGACGGACGTATTTTGGACGTATTAAAAACCGGCTTCATCAGCGATAAAGTGATTGTACCTAATTTTGTATTGCTAGAGCTCCAGCTCATTTCAGACAGTTCTGATCCTTTGAAGCGTGCTAAAGGGCGCCGCGGCTTGGACCTCGTGAATTCCTTAAAAGAATTTGACAATGTAGAAATTTCTAACAAAGACTACAAGGACATACGTGAGGTTGACACTAAATTGCTTCGCTATGCGAGTGAAATCGGTGCGAAATTAGTCACCAACGATTTTAATCTGAACAAGGTAGCGGAAATCCAAGGCGTAATCGTCCTAAATATTAATGATCTTGCAAATGCCGTTAAGACACAACTGGTGGTTGGAGAACAGATTGAAGTAACGATTATTCGCGAAGGTTCTGAACGTCAGCAAGGTGTAGCCTATCTGCCAGATGGCACGATGATTGTCATTGAAGATACGGCCAAAATGATTGATAAAAAAGTTTTGGTTGAGGTTGCAAAAGTTCTGCAAACAAGTGCAGGCCGTATGATTTTTGCTGAACTTGTTAATTCAAAATAG
- a CDS encoding pyridoxamine 5'-phosphate oxidase family protein, giving the protein MYFKRFLQLFLIYVLAALVLVGIVSTNFLQNKNLTFILALLISYAVLTLPLVLLTVLKTNKKTTSVGAQGQGGEVRRILALLPGYLALSCSTKEGKSATTIMSFIQSVHEENVFYMVADKHARKVQSIKENPDVSFTTWFDGLEKGERLSSNNVYAEVLEETAAKESVKQEPNLLKVHENAANMAIIKLTVRSLVHENFKEGSRIIEFN; this is encoded by the coding sequence ATGTACTTTAAGCGTTTTTTACAACTTTTTCTTATCTATGTACTGGCAGCACTTGTCCTTGTTGGTATTGTTTCAACAAATTTTTTGCAAAATAAAAATCTGACTTTTATCCTAGCTTTACTTATTTCTTATGCAGTACTCACCTTGCCTTTAGTTCTTTTGACCGTGTTGAAAACCAATAAAAAAACAACCAGTGTTGGTGCTCAAGGTCAAGGAGGTGAAGTGCGACGTATTTTGGCTCTCCTTCCGGGCTACCTTGCCTTGAGTTGTTCAACAAAAGAGGGAAAGTCCGCAACGACAATTATGAGTTTTATCCAATCGGTCCATGAAGAAAATGTATTTTACATGGTTGCTGATAAGCACGCCCGTAAAGTTCAAAGTATCAAGGAAAATCCCGATGTCTCTTTCACCACATGGTTTGACGGCTTAGAGAAGGGGGAGCGTCTATCCTCCAATAACGTGTATGCCGAAGTCTTAGAGGAAACGGCTGCAAAAGAAAGTGTTAAACAAGAACCCAACCTACTGAAGGTGCATGAAAATGCGGCAAATATGGCCATTATCAAACTTACAGTTCGCTCACTGGTTCATGAAAACTTTAAAGAAGGTAGCCGCATCATAGAATTTAATTGA
- the ald gene encoding alanine dehydrogenase encodes MKIGVPTEIKKHEYRVGLAPEFAAAYIAAGHDVYIQKGAGEGSSYSDELYTAVGCNILPTAEDIYETADMIIKVKEPLEPEYSLMREGQIFYTYFHLAADKALTEAVLDKKIVAIAYETIRDRNGALPALKPMSEIAGRLSVQEGAKYLERPFGGRGVLLGGVTGVLPANVLVLGGAGVVGRNAVAMAVGLHANVTAVDVNLDALTELDKLYEGRVNTVYSTDHTVKDLISKADLVIGAALIPGAATPQLIRREHLPLMKKGAVIVDVAIDQGGTCQSSHVTYHDDPVFEEEGVIHYCVGNMPGAVPVTSTAALNNATLANGLAIANKGYKEALRANPGLKEGLNADHGKLTCKPVADLYNMVYTDSDEVISH; translated from the coding sequence ATGAAAATAGGTGTTCCAACAGAGATCAAAAAACACGAATATCGTGTAGGACTTGCACCAGAATTTGCCGCAGCTTATATTGCAGCTGGACATGATGTCTACATTCAAAAAGGGGCAGGTGAAGGTTCATCATATTCCGATGAACTTTACACAGCGGTTGGTTGTAATATCTTACCAACTGCCGAGGATATTTATGAAACAGCGGATATGATTATTAAGGTCAAAGAACCGCTTGAGCCAGAATATTCATTGATGCGTGAGGGACAAATATTTTATACCTATTTCCATTTAGCAGCTGATAAAGCATTGACAGAGGCTGTTTTAGATAAGAAAATTGTCGCTATTGCTTATGAAACCATCCGTGACCGTAACGGTGCACTTCCTGCGCTTAAACCCATGTCAGAAATTGCAGGGCGTTTATCGGTCCAAGAAGGTGCCAAATACTTGGAACGTCCTTTTGGAGGGCGCGGGGTTCTCCTTGGAGGAGTGACTGGCGTTCTTCCAGCAAACGTCCTTGTTCTTGGAGGGGCAGGAGTTGTCGGTCGTAATGCTGTCGCTATGGCTGTGGGGCTTCATGCCAATGTTACTGCAGTCGATGTAAATTTAGATGCCTTAACTGAGCTTGATAAACTCTATGAAGGACGTGTAAACACTGTTTACAGTACCGATCACACTGTAAAAGATCTGATTTCTAAAGCAGACTTAGTGATTGGTGCTGCACTGATCCCAGGCGCAGCTACGCCACAACTTATTCGCCGTGAACATTTGCCATTGATGAAAAAAGGAGCCGTTATTGTTGATGTGGCGATTGACCAAGGTGGAACATGTCAAAGCTCTCATGTCACTTATCATGATGACCCTGTTTTTGAAGAAGAAGGTGTGATCCACTATTGTGTGGGGAATATGCCTGGTGCTGTCCCTGTAACTTCGACAGCAGCCTTAAATAACGCAACTCTGGCAAATGGTTTAGCTATAGCAAACAAAGGTTATAAAGAAGCCTTGAGAGCTAACCCAGGCTTGAAAGAGGGCTTAAATGCGGACCATGGTAAATTGACATGTAAACCTGTAGCTGATTTATATAATATGGTTTACACAGATAGTGATGAAGTTATAAGTCATTAA
- a CDS encoding GNAT family N-acetyltransferase, whose product MTKITYDKAKITDIDDVMHIEETSFPADEVLSRASMLERIQVIPERFFVARNEEGRVVGILVGPTSDKCYLTDDMFEKTEASLPTDRFQIIVSLAVDSEYQGLGIATSLLDLMKEAAAEESRQGISLTCVENLIPYYERYGFVSKGISDSQLAGETWYNMVLPL is encoded by the coding sequence ATGACTAAAATTACATATGACAAAGCAAAAATCACAGACATTGATGATGTGATGCACATTGAAGAAACTTCTTTCCCCGCGGATGAAGTACTCTCGCGCGCTTCAATGTTAGAACGTATCCAAGTCATTCCTGAGCGCTTTTTCGTCGCTCGAAATGAAGAAGGTAGAGTGGTCGGCATTCTCGTGGGCCCAACTTCTGATAAATGTTATCTGACAGACGATATGTTTGAAAAAACAGAAGCAAGTCTTCCGACTGATCGCTTTCAAATTATCGTTAGCCTTGCTGTAGATAGTGAATACCAAGGGCTTGGTATTGCTACATCATTACTGGATTTGATGAAAGAAGCTGCAGCTGAGGAAAGCCGTCAAGGCATCAGCTTGACTTGTGTAGAAAACCTTATTCCTTACTACGAACGTTATGGATTTGTTTCAAAAGGAATTTCTGACTCACAACTTGCAGGAGAAACATGGTACAACATGGTTCTTCCTCTATAA
- the gltX gene encoding glutamate--tRNA ligase, whose amino-acid sequence MSNNIRVRYAPSPTGLLHIGNARTALFNYLFARHYDGDFIIRIEDTDRERHVEDGERSQLENLRWLGIDWDESPETHENYRQSERLELYQKYIDQLLSEGKAYYSYKTPEELEADHEAQEAAGVAPHYVNEYAGMSEAEKEAYIAERKAAGITPVVRISVNETAIYKWTDMVKGDIEFEGGNIGGDWVIQKRDGYPTYNFAVVVDDHDMQISHVIRGDDHIANTPKQLMIYEALGWEAPVFGHMTLIINSETGKKLSKRDTNTLQFIEDYRKKGFMADAIFNFIALLGWNPGGEQEKFSPEELVKLFDEKRLSKSPAAFDQKKLEWMDNEYIKHAEFEPVFELTKPFLEEAGRFDARAEELVKLYKPQMKYAEEILELTDLFFGEFPELTDEARQMMALETSPLAVGAFREKLATLEDFTAENIFPLFKETQKETGVKGKNLWMPIRIAASGSMHGPELPETIALLGKEKVLEHMAQFL is encoded by the coding sequence ATGTCTAATAACATTCGTGTGCGCTATGCGCCATCACCAACTGGGCTTTTACATATCGGTAATGCCCGTACTGCACTTTTTAACTATCTTTTTGCGCGTCATTATGATGGAGATTTCATCATTCGTATCGAAGATACAGACCGCGAACGTCATGTGGAAGATGGAGAACGTTCTCAACTTGAAAACTTACGTTGGTTGGGGATTGACTGGGATGAAAGCCCAGAAACACATGAAAACTACCGCCAATCTGAACGTTTGGAACTTTATCAAAAATATATTGACCAACTTTTGAGTGAAGGTAAGGCTTATTACTCTTATAAAACGCCAGAAGAGCTTGAAGCTGATCATGAAGCACAAGAAGCAGCAGGCGTTGCACCGCATTATGTCAATGAGTATGCGGGAATGTCAGAAGCTGAGAAAGAAGCTTATATTGCTGAACGTAAAGCAGCAGGCATTACACCGGTTGTTCGTATTTCTGTAAATGAAACAGCCATTTACAAATGGACAGATATGGTTAAAGGCGATATCGAATTTGAAGGTGGGAACATCGGTGGCGATTGGGTTATTCAAAAACGCGACGGTTACCCAACTTATAACTTTGCTGTAGTAGTGGACGACCACGATATGCAAATTTCACACGTTATTCGTGGGGACGATCACATTGCGAATACACCGAAACAGTTGATGATTTATGAAGCTTTAGGCTGGGAAGCACCTGTCTTTGGGCATATGACTTTAATTATTAACTCTGAAACAGGGAAAAAGTTGTCTAAACGTGACACCAATACGCTTCAATTTATCGAAGACTACCGTAAAAAAGGTTTCATGGCAGATGCTATTTTCAACTTTATCGCCCTCTTAGGTTGGAACCCAGGTGGTGAACAAGAAAAATTCAGCCCAGAAGAACTTGTAAAACTTTTTGATGAAAAACGTTTGAGTAAATCTCCGGCAGCCTTTGACCAAAAGAAACTGGAATGGATGGACAACGAATACATCAAACATGCAGAGTTTGAACCTGTCTTCGAATTGACAAAGCCTTTCCTTGAAGAAGCCGGTCGTTTTGATGCGCGTGCTGAAGAATTGGTAAAACTCTACAAGCCACAAATGAAATATGCTGAGGAAATTTTGGAGTTAACAGACCTCTTCTTTGGTGAATTCCCAGAACTCACAGACGAAGCGCGTCAAATGATGGCTTTGGAAACTTCACCCCTTGCTGTCGGTGCATTTCGTGAAAAACTGGCAACCTTAGAAGATTTTACTGCTGAGAACATCTTCCCGCTTTTCAAAGAAACACAAAAAGAAACAGGGGTTAAAGGAAAAAATCTTTGGATGCCAATTCGTATTGCTGCTTCTGGTAGCATGCACGGTCCAGAATTACCTGAAACAATTGCTCTTTTAGGCAAAGAAAAAGTTCTTGAACACATGGCACAGTTCTTATAA
- a CDS encoding zinc-dependent alcohol dehydrogenase family protein, which translates to MYQSFIYESYGLPHQVLKLKEKCQPHLQPQELLVKMLYAPVNPSDLIPMTGAYAHRISLPATAGYEGVGLVADVGSALSRKLIGQRVLPLEGEGTWQSFVKCPASHAFFVPESLDSISASQLYINPLTAWLLCTEVLALKPGQKLAVNAAASSIGQIFAQLSRILGFEFIAITRNNKKHQLLKERGAQELRTDLRNLEVDAAIDCVGGQAGTDLASCVRSGGKFQALGLLSGEQVDWEKLSQLPIDVGIFHLRHWNAKLSPAEWQRNMKTLSHLAVNGRLLINQAVDIIPYEQLIETLASPQQNKLLISFIQKTHEL; encoded by the coding sequence ATGTACCAATCATTCATTTACGAGAGCTATGGGTTGCCTCATCAGGTCTTAAAGCTCAAAGAGAAGTGTCAACCCCATTTACAACCCCAAGAACTTCTTGTAAAAATGCTCTATGCCCCAGTCAATCCTTCGGATTTAATTCCAATGACTGGCGCCTATGCACACAGGATAAGTTTGCCTGCTACTGCAGGGTATGAAGGGGTCGGCCTTGTAGCAGATGTCGGCAGCGCGCTTTCACGGAAACTTATCGGGCAACGCGTCCTCCCCCTGGAAGGTGAAGGAACTTGGCAAAGTTTCGTCAAATGCCCTGCTTCGCATGCTTTTTTTGTTCCCGAGTCCCTTGATTCGATTTCAGCCAGTCAGCTTTATATCAATCCTCTGACAGCTTGGCTTTTATGTACAGAAGTCCTTGCATTAAAACCTGGTCAAAAACTTGCTGTAAATGCGGCAGCTTCTTCCATTGGTCAAATCTTTGCGCAACTCTCACGGATTCTGGGTTTTGAATTTATCGCTATTACACGCAATAACAAAAAACACCAACTTTTAAAAGAACGTGGTGCTCAGGAATTACGCACAGACTTGCGCAATCTTGAAGTAGATGCTGCCATCGATTGTGTCGGTGGACAAGCAGGGACAGATTTGGCCTCTTGCGTACGTTCGGGCGGAAAGTTCCAAGCCCTTGGCCTCCTTTCAGGCGAACAGGTGGATTGGGAGAAATTATCCCAATTGCCCATCGATGTTGGGATTTTTCATCTGCGGCATTGGAATGCTAAACTAAGTCCCGCAGAGTGGCAAAGGAATATGAAGACTTTATCTCACTTGGCTGTCAATGGGCGCTTGCTCATCAATCAAGCCGTCGATATCATCCCTTATGAACAACTCATTGAAACCTTAGCCTCTCCTCAACAAAACAAACTTCTGATTTCATTCATACAAAAAACGCACGAGCTTTAA